A region from the Acanthochromis polyacanthus isolate Apoly-LR-REF ecotype Palm Island chromosome 23, KAUST_Apoly_ChrSc, whole genome shotgun sequence genome encodes:
- the LOC110957440 gene encoding toll-like receptor 13, with translation MWSSGSLSLLLFPLLSCFLLQDPSLAFSLKNCTIFYSENVNNVWVTCKDRELTIIPDDIPRNALSLDVSLNLFVQITRTDFRGLAKIKSLDVQRNVISHIDGGAFADLAELLILIMNDNKLTNITDNMFQGLSKLATLVLNSNQISFISPVAFQSLVSLKWVELGSNHLHQVTDIVPLLKLPMIEILSLNYNKLTSFQSDDLPLNISNVRSLSLSLNPLTKFSITTDVFPYLQSLDVSGCSNMEWKVENKTFLRSLTSLFFSGTYMSFDTYREMLQTADSLQKLVLLNLKEWIDGLVDNACKIPSLRSLDVAVCQIETIDDNLLRSCSQLTELILSSNSLSEMSEHSLQSLTQLSLLQLHGNYLSKVPRALRGLSTLDVLDLSSNIISELDCLDFKNLTRLTEVNLNHNRISSLQGCVFENLNDLKVLNMGQNAIFTIQNAFKISLRRLESLNLHSSVLVKLKQGDFRNLSSLCFLDLEADTAIAMDYGIFDGLDHLQNLSLSVGSYQKDFFRGLSHLEYLTLHLTFAWILQSSELNNEPPFSNLPNLKKLVLKVYDKFTTHISPSLLSGLKSLEYLMTEKFFVRSVHPDTFKYTPQLKGLQIIHSDLLYLTPELFWPIPNLKALDLSDNELRSLDFLAQENLLALSWLKLSNNKLSIINETLLHSLPALTYLDLTGNPLTCECSNSGFNLWVLSSNQTQVVNGHQYTCAFPVSQQGTRFLEFDVHSCWIDASFLCFICCFSLIVFTLLTSFTYHFLRWHLTYAYYLFLAFLYDNKWRKKVANQRYDAFVSYNVNDEAWVCRELLPVLEGQQGWKLCLHHRDFEPGKPIVENITEAIYSSRKTICVISRSYLQSEWCSREIQMASFRLFDEHKDVLVMLFLEEIPARQLAPYHQIRSLVKRCTYLSWPRAAQHTGVFWQKVQRSLEGNEALDSM, from the exons ATGTGGTCTTCAGGAagtctgtctctgctgctgtttccgcTTCTGTCCTGTTTTCTCCTGCAGGACCCCTCACTGGCTTTTTCTCTAAAAAACTGCACAATTTTCtattctgaaaatgtaaataacgTGTGGGTTACATGCAAAGACCGTGAGCTAACCATTATTCCGGACGACATTCCCAGAAATGCGTTATCCCTGGATGTCTCCTTGAACCTCTTTGTGCAGATCACCAGGACAGATTTTAGAGGTTTGGCGAAAATTAAATCCTTAGATGTTCAACGCAATGTGATTTCCCACATTGACGGTGGAGCTTTTGCAGACTTGGCAGAGTTACTGATTCTCATCATGAATGACAATAAACTCACAAACATAACAGACAACATGTTTCAGGGTCTGTCCAAGTTAGCGACGCTGGTTCTGAACAGCAATCAGATCTCATTCATCTCCCCTGTGGCTTTCCAGTCCCTTGTCAGTTTAAAGTGGGTAGAACTGGGCTCCAATCACCTACATCAAGTTACAGACATTGTTCCGCTCTTGAAACTACCAATGATAGAAATCTTATCTCTTAATTATAACAAGTTAACCTCTTTTCAGTCTGACGACTTGCCTTTAAATATCTCAAATGTCAGGTCCCTGAGTCTAAGTCTGAATCCACTGACGAAGTTCAGCATCACAACAGACGTCTTTCCTTATCTGCAGTCTCTGGACGTCAGCGGGTGCAGCAACATGGAGTGGAAGGTAGAAAACAAGACCTTTCTGAGGAGTTTGACTAGTTTGTTCTTCAGTGGAACTTATATGAGCTTCGACACATACAGAGAGATGCTGCAGACAGCTGACTCGCTACAAAAACTTGTCCTGCTAAACCTGAAAGAGTGGATAGACGGTCTCGTAGACAATGCCTGCAAGATCCCGTCTCTAAGATCTCTTGACGTAGCGGTTTGCCAAATTGAAACCATAGACGATAACCTGCTGCGGTCTTGTTCTCAGCTCACTGAGCTCATTTTGTCTTCTAACAGTTTGTCTGAGATGTCTGAGCATTCCCTCCAATCATTGACGCAGCTCAGCCTCCTGCAGCTGCACGGCAATTACCTGTCTAAAGTTCCTCGTGCACTCCGAGGACTCTCCACACTGGATGTCCTGGACCTGAGCTCTAACATCATCAGTGAGCTCGATTGCCTAGACTTCAAGAATTTGACAAGACTAACAGAGGTGAATTTGAACCACAATCGCATTTCCAGTCTTCAGGGATGTGTTTTTGAAAATCTGAATGATTTGAAAGTTCTGAACATGggacaaaatgcaatttttactATTCAAAATGCCTTCAAAATCAGTTTACGGAGACTAGAGTCTCTGAATTTGCACAGTAGCGTTCTGGTAAAGCTGAAGCAAGGGGACTTCAGGAATCTATCTTCCCTCTGTTTTTTAGATTTAGAAGCAGATACAGCTATTGCAATGGATTATGGGATTTTTGACGGACttgatcacctccaaaatcttaGTCTGTCGGTAGGTAGTTACCAAAAAGACTTTTTCAGAGGACTGTCTCATTTAGAATATCTGACCCTTCATCTCACATTTGCCTGGATTCTGCAGAGTTCTGAACTAAACAATGAGCCACCTTTCTCAAATTTACCCAACCTGAAGAAGCTTGTACTCAAAGTATACGACAAATTTACGACTCACATTTCACCCAGTCTGCTCAGTGGTCTGAAGTCTTTAGAATATCTAATGACTGAGAAATTCTTTGTGAGGTCTGTGCACCcagacacatttaaatacactCCACAGCTGAAAGGTCTTCAGATAATCCACAGTGATCTGTTGTATTTAACCCCTGAACTGTTCTGGCCGATCCCAAACCTGAAGGCACTGGACCTCTCCGACAACGAGCTCAGGTCTTTGGACTTCCTGGCTCAGGAGAACCTGCTGGCACTCAGCTGGTTGAAACTCAGCAACAACAAACTGTCGATCATCAATGAGACGCTCCTTCACTCCCTACCTGCCCTGACGTACCTGGACCTGACTGGTAACCCATTAACATGCGAGTGCTCTAATTCTGGATTTAACCTGTGGGTTCTGAGCAGTAACCAAACACAGGTCGTCAATGGACACCAGTATACTTGTGCTTTTCCAGTGAGCCAACAGGGAACAAGGTTCCTGGAGTTTGACGTCCACTCCTGCTGGATAGATGCAAGTTTCCTCTGCTTCATTTGCTGCTTTAGCCTGATTGTGTTCACTCTCCTCACATCCTTCACCTATCACTTTCTGAGGTGGCACCTCACCTACGCCTACTACCTCTTCCTGGCCTTCCTCTACGACAACAAGTGGAGGAAGAAGGTTGCTAATCAGCGCTACGATGCTTTCGTCTCCTACAACGTCAATGACGAGGCCTGGGTCTGCAGGGAGCTGCTTCCTGTACTGGAGGGTCAGCAGGGATGGAAACTCTGTCTGCATCATCGAGACTTTGAACCAG GTAAACCCATCGTAGAAAACATCACTGAGGCCATctacagcagcaggaagaccATCTGTGTGATCAGCCGGAGCTACCTGCAGAGCGAGTGGTGCTCCAGAGAGATCCAGATGGCCAG CTTCCGCCTGTTCGACGAGCACAAGGACGTGCTGGTCATGCTGTTCCTGGAGGAAATCCCGGCCCGGCAGTTGGCTCCGTACCACCAGATCAGGAGTCTGGTGAAGAGGTGCACCTACCTGAGCTGGCCGAGGGCCGCTCAGCACACCGGAGTCTTCTGGCAGAAAGTGCAGCGATCTCTGGAGGGGAATGAAGCTCTGGACAGCATGTAG
- the LOC110957445 gene encoding protein phosphatase methylesterase 1-like isoform X1: MSTSEVGHKPDYSPVSWQEYFDQMEDVAVGATDSRDVFRIYKAGSDGPLLVLLHGGGHSALSWAVFTTAIASRVICRVLAMDLRGHGDTLVRQSDDFSTQTMSSDVANVIRACYGETPPPIVLIGHGVGGAIAVHTASNTLLPATVGLVAIDVVEGSAMDALHSIQNFLKGRPKSFKSMDHAIEWSVKSGQIRNLESARVSMVGQVKRCEAEEADTLEQPSPVPDMVVERNEEFYDQSYVNDKENAASESVYRWRIDLSKSEKYWDGWFRGTSNLFLSCNLPKLLLLAGIDRLDRDLTIGQMQGKFMMQVLPPCGHAVQEDKPEKVAEAVAAFLLRHKFAEARKETKKSEKEICNEN; this comes from the exons ATGTCGACCAGTGAGGTCGGACATAAACCCGACTACTCGCCAGTGTCGTGGCAAGAGTATTTTGACCAGATGGAGGACGTTGCCGTGGGAGCAACCGACAGCCGGGACGTCTTCAGGATCTACAAAGCAGGAAGTGATGGACCGCTGCTGGTTCTTCTACATGGAGGAGGACACTcggctctgtcctgggctgtcTTTACC ACGGCCATCGCCAGCAGAGTGATCTGTAGGGTTCTGGCCATGGACCTCCGAGGTCATG GTGACACTCTTGTCCGCCAATCAGACGACTTCTCAACTCAAACCATGTCCAG CGATGTGGCCAATGTGATTCGAGCTTGCTACGGCGAGACTCCTCCCCCTATCGTCCTGATTGGCCACGGCGTCGGCGGGGCGATCGCGGTGCACACGGCGAGCAACACGCTGCTTCCTGCCACCGTGGGCCTGGTGGCCATAGACGTGGTGGAGG GCAGTGCCATGGACGCACTCCACAGCATCCAGAACTTCCTGAAGGGACGACCCAAGTCCTTCAAGTCCATGGACCACGCGATAGAGTGGAG cGTAAAGAGCGGTCAAATCAGAAACCTGGAATCCGCCAGAGTCTCAATGGTTGGTCAGGTAAAAAG ATGCGAAGCGGAGGAAGCCGACACTCTGGAGCAGCCCAGTCCGGTGCCCGACATGGTCGTCGAACGGAACGAAGAGTTCTACGATCAGAGCTATGTGAACGACAAAGAGAACGCAGCATCAGAG AGTGTGTACCGGTGGCGTATAGACCTGTCGAAGTCGGAGAAGTATTGGGACGGCTGGTTCAGAGGAACCTCCAACCTCTTCCTGTCCTGTAACCTGCCCAAACTGCTGCTGTTGGCAG GAATCGACCGGCTGGACAGAGATCTGACGATCGGCCAGATGCAAG GTAAATTCATGATGCAGGTGCTGCCCCCTTGTGGCCACGCAGTGCAAGAAGACAAGCCagagaag GTGGCTGAAGCTGTGGCCGCCTTCCTGTTGAGACACAAGTTCGCTGAAGCCAGAAAAGAAACCAAGAAGTCGGAAAAAGAAATCTGCAATGAAAACTAG
- the LOC110957441 gene encoding uncharacterized protein LOC110957441 — MESHPDVIKRRKGVAQSEGLTPEEEGLVDALGNTESNANWGVEPNFNLNLNMTSPSNPRPATETSKLHGGNKKDNGNKGEMKGAVATATGKSASTLATTVMLPGERDDPSRQKSKIPALSRSPTAEANSRDEQRIKTTNIKYTPTLSLKSQTHSNMVESPKPHRTEQTVIPSRTTERIKTQTQRAEPAKLQTALMTSVATKNTNKATESLKTQSSRKEDGGKEIGTDRPSPQTLHLPVSPNVHNQRGDIEAVNLKLVNRTPTMAARTPKPNPTTTIKLNQHDSRPHGSETSSIATKPQNQKTESALLGTKNPQVTSLSPKPSTQRKVTGTRNGSSSESKENLDSKDSCTGAASKTTSKSSSNCKTTTVSKDSLDSKTGTKVSPFSETGSRDSLDSKSVSASKTSSDSKDSLDSKTGSSHKASPNSGDSLNSKNTEGIKANKIQDSKTGMGSKGDQDPKSLPDSKVGFNVRISPSVEFGTELNLCSRPDAISSSIPVLTRSTSGSVSPSASRTSLSGSKDTNLKTRGSNSKLSLDPKAGSDTSKSGSVSSSSRPALIDLSSSLTLSSRPGSASRSPGSGPRKGLGSSSTGPNREVLRSPGSAPGKS, encoded by the coding sequence ATGGAAAGCCACCCAGATGTTATAAAACGAAGGAAGGGTGTTGCCCAATCAGAAGGCCTCACTCCGGAGGAGGAGGGGCTTGTGGATGCCCTTGGCAACACAGAATCTAACGCCAACTGGGGGGTGGAGCCTAACTTCAACCTCAACCTCAATATGACTTCGCCGAGCAACCCCCGTCCAGCAACGGAGACCTCGAAGCTGCACGGAGGCAACAAAAAAGATAATGGCAATAAAGGAGAGATGAAAGGAGCGGTGGCCACGGCAACGGGCAAGTCAGCAAGCACCTTGGCAACCACTGTGATGTTACCAGGTGAGAGAGATGATCCATCAcggcaaaaaagcaaaattccAGCTTTGTCTCGTTCACCGACAGCCGAAGCGAACAGCAGAGACGAACAGCGGATAAAGACCACGAACATCAAATACACCCCAACATTGAGCTTGAAGTCACAAACTCACAGCAACATGGTGGAAAGTCCAAAACCACACCGCACAGAGCAAACAGTGATACCTAGCAGAACCACCGAAAgaatcaaaacacaaacacagagagcagAACCTGCGAAACTACAAACTGCACTGATGACCAGCGTGGCCACAAAGAATACGAACAAAGCAACAGAGAGCCTAAAAACACAATCAAGCAGAAAGGAAGATGGTGGAAAAGAGATTGGCACTGACAGACCATCGCCACAAACGCTACATCTGCCAGTGAGCCCAAACGTCCACAATCAGAGAGGAGATATAGAGGCTGTTAATCTAAAACTGGTGAATCGAACCCCGACGATGGCAGCCAGAACCCCCAAACCAAACCCAACCACTACGATCAAGTTAAACCAACATGATTCAAGACCTCATGGTTCTGAGACATCCTCCATAGCTACAAAAccacagaatcagaagacagaATCAGCACTGCTAGGTACCAAGAACCCTCAAGTGACTTCTCTAAGTCCCAAACCAtccacacagagaaaagtcacAGGAACGAGAAACGGTTCCTCATCAGAGTCCAAAGAGAATCTTGATAGCAAAGATTCATGCACTGGTGCTGCATCCAAAACCACTTCCAAATCCAgttcaaactgtaaaacaacaacagtgtcCAAGGATAGTCTGGATTCCAAAACTGGCACCAAAGTCAGCCCCTTTTCAGAAACAGGGTCGCGAGATAGTCTAGATTCTAAAAGTGTTTCTGCTTCTAAAACCAGTTCGGACTCCAAGGATAGCTTAGACTCCAAAACTGGTTCCAGTCACAAAGCCAGTCCCAACTCTGGAGATAGCCTCAACTCTAAAAATACTGAAGGgatcaaagcaaacaaaatccAAGATTCCAAAACTGGAATGGGATCAAAGGGTGACCAAGATCCTAAATCACTTCCAGACTCTAAAGTTGGTTTCAATGTCAGAATCAGTCCAAGTGTTGAGTTTGGTACGGAGTTGAACCTCTGTTCTCGTCCTGATGCCATCTCCAGTTCTATACCAGTACTGACCCGTTCAACATCTGGATCTGTTTCCCCATCAGCCTCTAGAACTAGTTTGTCTGGGTCCAAAGACACCAACCTTAAGACCAGAGGTTCTAATTCTAAACTCAGTTTAGACCCTAAGGCTGGATCAGATACTTCTAAATCTGGATCAGTATCGTCTAGTTCAAGGCCAGCTCTGATAGATTTGTCTTCGTCGTTGACACTGTCTTCAAGACCCGGCTCAGCAAGTAGGAGTCCTGGATCTGGACCTCGAAAAGGTCTGGGTTCTAGTTCAACTGGACCAAACAGGGAGGTTCTGAGAagtcctggttctgctcctggtaAGTCTTGA
- the LOC110957445 gene encoding protein phosphatase methylesterase 1-like isoform X2 — MWEENVDSEHEVGHKPDYSPVSWQEYFDQMEDVAVGATDSRDVFRIYKAGSDGPLLVLLHGGGHSALSWAVFTTAIASRVICRVLAMDLRGHGDTLVRQSDDFSTQTMSSDVANVIRACYGETPPPIVLIGHGVGGAIAVHTASNTLLPATVGLVAIDVVEGSAMDALHSIQNFLKGRPKSFKSMDHAIEWSVKSGQIRNLESARVSMVGQVKRCEAEEADTLEQPSPVPDMVVERNEEFYDQSYVNDKENAASESVYRWRIDLSKSEKYWDGWFRGTSNLFLSCNLPKLLLLAGIDRLDRDLTIGQMQGKFMMQVLPPCGHAVQEDKPEKVAEAVAAFLLRHKFAEARKETKKSEKEICNEN, encoded by the exons ATGTGGGAAGAAAACGTCGACAGCGAGCA TGAGGTCGGACATAAACCCGACTACTCGCCAGTGTCGTGGCAAGAGTATTTTGACCAGATGGAGGACGTTGCCGTGGGAGCAACCGACAGCCGGGACGTCTTCAGGATCTACAAAGCAGGAAGTGATGGACCGCTGCTGGTTCTTCTACATGGAGGAGGACACTcggctctgtcctgggctgtcTTTACC ACGGCCATCGCCAGCAGAGTGATCTGTAGGGTTCTGGCCATGGACCTCCGAGGTCATG GTGACACTCTTGTCCGCCAATCAGACGACTTCTCAACTCAAACCATGTCCAG CGATGTGGCCAATGTGATTCGAGCTTGCTACGGCGAGACTCCTCCCCCTATCGTCCTGATTGGCCACGGCGTCGGCGGGGCGATCGCGGTGCACACGGCGAGCAACACGCTGCTTCCTGCCACCGTGGGCCTGGTGGCCATAGACGTGGTGGAGG GCAGTGCCATGGACGCACTCCACAGCATCCAGAACTTCCTGAAGGGACGACCCAAGTCCTTCAAGTCCATGGACCACGCGATAGAGTGGAG cGTAAAGAGCGGTCAAATCAGAAACCTGGAATCCGCCAGAGTCTCAATGGTTGGTCAGGTAAAAAG ATGCGAAGCGGAGGAAGCCGACACTCTGGAGCAGCCCAGTCCGGTGCCCGACATGGTCGTCGAACGGAACGAAGAGTTCTACGATCAGAGCTATGTGAACGACAAAGAGAACGCAGCATCAGAG AGTGTGTACCGGTGGCGTATAGACCTGTCGAAGTCGGAGAAGTATTGGGACGGCTGGTTCAGAGGAACCTCCAACCTCTTCCTGTCCTGTAACCTGCCCAAACTGCTGCTGTTGGCAG GAATCGACCGGCTGGACAGAGATCTGACGATCGGCCAGATGCAAG GTAAATTCATGATGCAGGTGCTGCCCCCTTGTGGCCACGCAGTGCAAGAAGACAAGCCagagaag GTGGCTGAAGCTGTGGCCGCCTTCCTGTTGAGACACAAGTTCGCTGAAGCCAGAAAAGAAACCAAGAAGTCGGAAAAAGAAATCTGCAATGAAAACTAG